A stretch of Crossiella cryophila DNA encodes these proteins:
- a CDS encoding sensor histidine kinase: MDAAAALALLAIGLLPPLLGSLWWPADAYPPAGVLLQAVASVLVFTRATTPALVAFGLTGAALAELAAPGLLLPPDLLAVPWLAAALTVAAVTIPRALQPYWWPLVAAAAVLAARPWHPELAEITTGILLTLVPVLLGRHLLARRSLARAESERAERAATESRLLAEQARADQRVRLAGEMHDVLTHRVSLMVLQAGALRMTAPDEATRQAAEDLRAAGCHALDELRDLVGILRTLPAKSANGEAAVEAPATALPDLTALVAETVSVGIGVDLVQDGSPVHTSPVVGRTAFRIVQEALANVRKHAPGTQVRVQVRYGADRVWLSIRNTAPPRPPTPIHLPKSPGPATGGGLLGLRQRVALVSGTINAGPRPDGGFSVDAILPAYMPSGSHADLARHVR, translated from the coding sequence GTGGACGCGGCGGCCGCGCTTGCCCTGCTCGCCATCGGACTGCTCCCCCCACTACTCGGTTCACTGTGGTGGCCCGCCGACGCCTACCCACCCGCCGGGGTGCTGCTGCAGGCCGTCGCCAGCGTGCTGGTCTTCACCCGCGCCACCACTCCCGCCCTGGTCGCCTTCGGCCTCACCGGCGCCGCACTCGCCGAACTGGCCGCCCCCGGCCTGCTCCTGCCCCCCGACCTGCTCGCGGTCCCCTGGCTGGCCGCCGCGCTCACCGTCGCCGCCGTCACCATCCCCCGCGCCCTCCAGCCCTACTGGTGGCCCCTGGTCGCCGCCGCGGCCGTGCTGGCCGCCCGCCCCTGGCACCCGGAACTCGCCGAGATCACCACCGGCATCCTGCTCACCCTGGTCCCCGTGCTCCTGGGCCGGCACCTGCTGGCCCGCCGCTCCCTGGCCCGAGCCGAGTCCGAACGAGCCGAACGAGCCGCCACCGAGTCCCGCCTGCTGGCCGAACAGGCCCGCGCCGACCAACGAGTCCGCCTGGCCGGCGAGATGCACGACGTGCTCACCCACCGGGTCAGCCTGATGGTCCTGCAAGCGGGCGCCCTGCGGATGACCGCCCCCGACGAGGCCACCCGCCAGGCCGCCGAAGACCTCCGCGCCGCAGGCTGCCACGCCCTGGACGAACTCCGTGACCTGGTAGGCATCCTCCGCACCCTCCCAGCCAAGAGCGCCAACGGCGAGGCGGCCGTGGAGGCCCCCGCCACCGCCCTCCCCGACCTGACCGCCCTGGTCGCCGAAACGGTCTCGGTAGGCATCGGCGTCGACCTGGTCCAGGACGGCTCCCCCGTGCACACCTCCCCCGTAGTGGGCCGCACCGCCTTCCGCATCGTCCAGGAAGCCCTGGCCAACGTCCGCAAACACGCCCCAGGCACCCAGGTCCGCGTCCAGGTCCGCTACGGCGCCGACCGAGTCTGGCTCAGCATCCGCAACACCGCCCCACCCCGCCCCCCAACCCCCATCCACCTCCCCAAATCCCCCGGCCCCGCCACCGGCGGCGGCCTACTGGGCCTACGCCAACGAGTAGCCCTGGTCAGCGGCACCATCAACGCGGGCCCCCGCCCCGACGGCGGCTTCTCGGTAGACGCCATCCTCCCCGCCTACATGCCCAGCGGCTCCCACGCCGACCTAGCCCGCCACGTCCGCTAA
- a CDS encoding winged helix-turn-helix transcriptional regulator, producing MSVTPSMLTARLPAPVPLDEQASCPVSGVFQRIGDRWTVLVLVLLNQRPHRYNELHRAMEGLSRRMLTLTLRSLERDGLVARTVFPTVPPGVEYELTELGRGLLVPLSALSDWAVHTASRIERNRAEFDARP from the coding sequence ATGTCCGTCACGCCCTCGATGCTCACCGCGCGACTGCCCGCTCCGGTGCCCCTGGACGAGCAGGCGAGTTGTCCGGTCTCCGGGGTGTTCCAGCGCATTGGCGACCGCTGGACCGTGCTCGTGCTGGTGCTGTTGAACCAGCGTCCGCATCGCTACAACGAACTGCACCGCGCCATGGAGGGCCTGAGTCGCCGCATGCTCACCCTCACCCTGCGGAGCCTGGAACGCGACGGCCTCGTCGCCCGCACCGTGTTCCCGACCGTGCCGCCAGGGGTGGAGTACGAGCTGACCGAACTCGGGCGCGGCCTCCTGGTGCCGCTGTCCGCGCTCTCGGACTGGGCGGTGCACACCGCGTCCCGGATCGAGCGTAACCGGGCGGAGTTCGACGCCCGGCCGTAG
- a CDS encoding discoidin domain-containing protein: MSPASHRGSLRHPALVFLLLLALVSGGLLVGGAPARAEGVLVSQGKPTTASSVENAVMVPAAATDGDPGTRWSSQAADAQWLQVDLGAPVTVDRITLHWEAAYATRFRLEFSTDGSAWTSPHTGAGTPGTQTLAVAGVARYVRWVGLGRATGYGYSLWEFQVYGTAPSANIAAYAQVSASSHEGGNAPAAALDGRLGTRWSSQFGNDNEWLRIDFGGRAQITGLVLHWEGAYARAYRLEVSDDGTAWRPLHSTAEGTGGVERITAAGSGRYLRWTGVTRATGYGYSLWELQVLGTVDNTASTPPLLSAPTRPPGGPARFALHAPGDQAMITDTRRPEFRWSAVPGATRYELWLNVSRADYDYTAPGNLLDLHTKVAETTVPTYTPAWDIPDRWTYRWHVLAVTGGGTQVSASHTFSLYKPTLETVADGIGLIGGSRDLNRDGAIQPYENWRLPVQARVDDLLGRMTTEEKAYQLFYNAQRFPNSGWHFGPADAQDLHNTLLAASGTRLGIPFVTAGDTVSGYKTTYPTQSGLAAAGNHLLTHRLGDMQRREQLEVGARGTLGPIAEVGTKVLYPRIQEGNGEDAQVAAAQVRALVSGLQGGPELNPNSVLATVKHWPGEGAGGEALIVYDGVTIKYHMIPFRAALEAGAVNIMPGYAGSSFLDPGGPGAGDSAKILAYLRQHLGYTGLITTDWLPSGSWVGAANAGSDVMGGADPGAPGYSIGQFIAGVPLPRIDDAVRRVLSLKFRLGVFEAPYGDPVNGPYRFHQPGHVQLANQASREALTLLKNDGVLPLRLNRGDNIVVAGPRADDKAACCIWTSFFHEEYGSQTMLAAIRSRAEAAGVTVHQDTAPNPRLAVVAVGETSYTHGTNWVKEQPFLPPDQLALIQDFRRRGIPVVVALVMPRPYVITEWQDQAGAIVVTYRGGEEMGPAVASLLFGDFQPSGKLPWQLPRLLSDVLRPGGQDILEDANEAWDIPFDLGATPAQRAEIRAHIDAGRPVPPVYGNPLHQFGSGRTGW, encoded by the coding sequence ATGTCCCCTGCATCCCATCGCGGGTCACTCCGTCATCCCGCACTGGTGTTCCTGCTGCTGCTCGCCCTGGTCAGTGGCGGGCTGCTCGTCGGCGGCGCGCCCGCCCGAGCCGAGGGAGTCCTTGTCTCCCAAGGGAAACCGACCACCGCCTCCTCGGTGGAGAACGCGGTCATGGTGCCTGCCGCGGCCACCGACGGCGATCCGGGCACCCGCTGGTCCAGTCAGGCCGCTGACGCGCAGTGGCTCCAGGTCGACCTGGGCGCCCCGGTGACCGTGGACCGGATCACGCTGCACTGGGAGGCCGCCTACGCCACCCGGTTCCGGCTCGAGTTCTCCACCGACGGCTCGGCCTGGACCAGCCCGCACACCGGCGCGGGCACCCCCGGCACGCAGACCCTGGCCGTGGCCGGGGTGGCCCGCTACGTGCGCTGGGTCGGACTCGGCCGCGCCACCGGCTACGGCTACTCGCTGTGGGAGTTCCAGGTCTACGGCACCGCGCCCAGCGCCAACATCGCCGCCTACGCCCAGGTCAGCGCCTCCTCGCACGAGGGCGGCAACGCCCCGGCGGCCGCACTGGACGGGCGGCTGGGCACCCGGTGGTCCAGTCAGTTCGGCAACGACAACGAGTGGCTGCGGATCGACTTCGGCGGCCGCGCCCAGATCACCGGCCTGGTGCTGCACTGGGAGGGCGCCTACGCCAGGGCGTATCGCCTGGAGGTCTCCGACGACGGCACCGCCTGGCGGCCGCTGCACAGCACGGCCGAGGGCACCGGTGGCGTGGAACGGATCACCGCCGCGGGCAGCGGCCGGTACCTGCGCTGGACCGGCGTCACCAGGGCCACCGGGTACGGCTATTCGCTGTGGGAACTCCAGGTGCTGGGCACCGTGGACAACACCGCGAGCACCCCGCCGCTGCTGTCCGCGCCGACCCGCCCGCCCGGTGGCCCGGCCCGGTTCGCCCTGCACGCCCCCGGCGACCAGGCCATGATCACCGACACCCGCCGCCCGGAGTTCCGCTGGTCCGCCGTGCCCGGCGCGACCCGCTATGAGCTGTGGCTCAACGTCAGCCGCGCCGACTACGACTACACCGCCCCCGGGAACCTCCTTGACCTGCACACCAAGGTCGCCGAGACCACGGTGCCGACCTACACCCCGGCCTGGGACATCCCCGACCGCTGGACCTACCGCTGGCACGTCCTCGCGGTGACCGGCGGCGGCACCCAGGTCTCGGCCAGTCACACCTTCAGCCTGTACAAGCCCACCCTGGAAACCGTCGCCGACGGCATCGGCCTGATCGGCGGCAGCCGGGACCTCAACCGGGACGGCGCGATCCAGCCGTATGAGAACTGGCGGCTGCCCGTGCAGGCCAGGGTGGACGATCTGCTCGGCCGGATGACCACCGAGGAGAAGGCGTACCAGCTGTTCTACAACGCCCAGCGCTTCCCTAATTCGGGGTGGCACTTCGGCCCGGCCGACGCCCAGGACCTGCACAACACCCTCCTGGCCGCCAGTGGGACCCGCCTGGGCATCCCGTTCGTCACCGCCGGGGACACCGTCAGCGGCTACAAGACCACCTACCCCACCCAGAGCGGACTCGCCGCCGCCGGGAACCACCTGTTGACCCACCGGCTCGGCGACATGCAACGCCGCGAACAACTCGAGGTCGGCGCCCGCGGCACCCTCGGACCGATCGCCGAGGTCGGCACCAAGGTGCTCTACCCGCGGATCCAGGAGGGCAACGGCGAGGACGCCCAGGTGGCCGCCGCCCAGGTCCGCGCACTCGTCTCCGGCCTGCAGGGCGGGCCGGAACTGAACCCGAACTCGGTGCTGGCCACGGTGAAGCACTGGCCGGGCGAGGGCGCGGGCGGGGAGGCGCTGATCGTCTACGACGGGGTGACGATCAAGTACCACATGATCCCGTTCCGGGCCGCGCTGGAGGCCGGCGCGGTCAACATCATGCCCGGCTACGCTGGCAGCTCCTTCCTCGATCCCGGCGGCCCCGGCGCGGGCGACAGCGCCAAGATCCTGGCCTACCTGCGGCAGCACCTCGGCTACACCGGACTGATCACCACCGACTGGCTGCCGTCCGGGTCCTGGGTCGGCGCGGCCAACGCCGGCTCCGACGTCATGGGCGGCGCGGATCCCGGCGCGCCCGGCTACTCCATCGGCCAGTTCATCGCCGGCGTCCCACTGCCCCGCATCGACGACGCGGTCCGGCGGGTGCTGTCGCTGAAGTTCCGCCTGGGCGTCTTCGAGGCGCCCTACGGCGATCCGGTCAACGGCCCGTACCGGTTCCACCAGCCCGGCCACGTCCAGCTCGCCAACCAGGCCTCCCGCGAAGCGCTGACCCTGCTCAAGAACGACGGTGTGCTGCCGCTGCGGCTCAACCGCGGCGACAACATCGTGGTCGCCGGACCCCGCGCCGACGACAAGGCGGCCTGCTGCATCTGGACCAGCTTCTTCCACGAGGAGTACGGCTCGCAGACCATGCTCGCCGCGATCCGCTCCCGCGCCGAGGCGGCCGGGGTCACCGTGCACCAGGACACCGCGCCCAATCCGAGACTCGCCGTGGTCGCGGTGGGGGAGACCTCCTACACCCATGGCACGAACTGGGTGAAGGAACAGCCCTTCCTGCCCCCGGACCAGCTCGCGCTCATCCAGGACTTCCGGCGCCGGGGCATCCCGGTGGTGGTCGCGCTGGTCATGCCCAGGCCCTACGTGATCACCGAATGGCAGGACCAGGCCGGCGCGATCGTGGTGACCTACCGCGGCGGCGAGGAGATGGGACCCGCGGTGGCCAGCCTGCTCTTCGGCGACTTCCAGCCCAGCGGCAAGTTGCCGTGGCAGCTGCCGCGGCTGCTCTCCGACGTGCTCCGCCCCGGCGGCCAGGACATCCTCGAAGACGCCAACGAGGCCTGGGACATCCCGTTCGACCTGGGCGCCACCCCGGCCCAGCGGGCCGAGATCCGGGCGCACATCGACGCCGGACGGCCGGTGCCGCCGGTCTACGGCAACCCGCTGCACCAGTTCGGATCCGGCCGCACCGGCTGGTGA
- a CDS encoding YkvA family protein — MLVLGVALLALGGLAFWRLDSSVLWMAPNTVGIVLTVLGGLALIGGIIRAIRRRKGLGSPSTVARVRALPRMLRAMRQRRYPAPPWSKRLFWIAGIIYIISPIDLLPEVFLPIIGLTDDVGLGAFLLAQLRTETGRFVEVERGRPVPPLD; from the coding sequence GTGCTCGTTCTCGGGGTGGCGCTGCTCGCACTGGGCGGACTGGCCTTCTGGCGGCTGGATTCCAGTGTGCTGTGGATGGCGCCGAACACGGTGGGCATCGTGCTGACCGTGCTGGGCGGACTGGCGCTGATCGGTGGGATCATCCGCGCGATCCGGCGCCGCAAGGGCCTGGGTTCACCGAGCACCGTGGCGCGGGTGCGGGCGTTGCCGCGGATGCTGCGCGCGATGCGTCAGCGCCGCTATCCGGCCCCGCCGTGGTCCAAGCGGTTGTTCTGGATCGCCGGGATCATCTACATCATCTCCCCGATCGACCTGCTGCCCGAGGTGTTCCTGCCGATCATCGGCCTGACCGACGACGTCGGCCTCGGCGCGTTCCTGCTGGCCCAGCTGCGCACGGAGACCGGCCGGTTCGTCGAGGTGGAGCGCGGACGGCCCGTCCCCCCGCTGGACTGA
- a CDS encoding OmpA family protein yields the protein MDQTAADPPPHQPRPQWIGWTLTAVTVPALLAGLGVAVAGPRIERELVTTAEDALGGAGHPDAQVAAVGRELSLAGLPGERLAAVSTMVANLPGVDSVVVRELAPTPVLLRVRDGELLVSATGHSVLATGRLLEEIIARCPGHRVTDLTLPVPGTGPAFASTALAAVAQAAAEARGADLTVAIRPDGVTVRGVVADADQRNVLLERLRGSEFGPVQAGGLTVGPPPHPSTVDIRALDAAVGRMIDGSGGVNFEAATVRWGEGHGAALLERIGRLLRVAPKSLITVTAWASEEQPPGVDPRRLAGRRADLVRDLLVAQGVPRELVSTVARVEPGPETFVPHLRRARVTVS from the coding sequence ATGGACCAGACAGCAGCAGACCCGCCACCGCACCAGCCCCGTCCACAGTGGATCGGCTGGACCCTGACCGCGGTCACGGTGCCCGCGCTGCTGGCCGGACTCGGCGTCGCGGTGGCCGGACCCCGGATCGAACGCGAACTCGTCACCACCGCCGAGGACGCCCTCGGCGGCGCCGGGCACCCCGACGCCCAGGTGGCCGCGGTGGGCCGCGAGCTGAGCCTGGCCGGGTTACCGGGGGAGCGGCTGGCCGCGGTGAGCACCATGGTGGCCAACCTGCCGGGGGTGGACTCGGTGGTGGTGCGCGAACTCGCGCCCACCCCGGTGCTGCTGCGGGTCCGCGACGGCGAACTGCTCGTCTCGGCCACCGGGCACAGCGTGCTGGCCACCGGCCGCCTGCTTGAGGAGATCATCGCCCGCTGCCCAGGCCACCGGGTCACCGACCTCACCCTGCCCGTCCCCGGCACCGGACCCGCCTTCGCCAGCACCGCCCTGGCCGCCGTCGCCCAGGCCGCCGCCGAGGCCCGCGGCGCGGACCTCACCGTCGCGATCCGGCCCGACGGGGTCACCGTGCGCGGCGTGGTGGCCGATGCCGACCAGCGCAACGTGCTCCTGGAACGGTTGCGCGGCAGCGAGTTCGGCCCGGTGCAGGCCGGTGGACTGACCGTCGGACCGCCACCCCATCCGTCCACTGTGGATATCCGAGCCCTGGACGCCGCGGTGGGCCGGATGATCGACGGCAGCGGCGGGGTCAACTTCGAGGCGGCCACCGTGCGCTGGGGCGAGGGCCACGGCGCCGCCCTGCTCGAGCGGATCGGCAGGCTGCTGCGGGTGGCGCCCAAATCGCTGATCACGGTGACCGCCTGGGCCTCCGAGGAACAGCCGCCGGGTGTCGACCCGCGCCGGCTGGCCGGCCGCCGGGCCGACCTGGTGCGCGATCTCCTGGTGGCCCAAGGGGTTCCGCGCGAACTGGTCAGCACGGTCGCCAGGGTCGAGCCCGGCCCCGAGACCTTCGTCCCGCACCTGCGCCGCGCGCGGGTCACCGTCAGCTAG
- a CDS encoding sunset domain-containing protein — protein sequence MMWLFWQVFLLCLAAFLIGGLVSWLLLVRPLAERRAAAPAPAPAPASAPVETPEPPMSLAEPEIPVQVLPEPVEAAVKGNTRTKRYHTPDSPYFNRTKGDIWFASVAEAEQAGYTAGVARRRAEAVR from the coding sequence ATGATGTGGTTGTTCTGGCAGGTCTTCCTGCTGTGCCTGGCCGCCTTCCTGATCGGCGGACTGGTGAGCTGGCTGCTCCTGGTACGCCCGCTCGCCGAACGCCGCGCCGCCGCACCCGCCCCGGCACCGGCCCCGGCGTCAGCCCCGGTGGAGACGCCGGAACCGCCGATGTCCTTGGCGGAGCCGGAGATCCCGGTCCAGGTGCTCCCCGAACCGGTCGAGGCCGCGGTGAAGGGCAACACCCGCACCAAGCGGTACCACACCCCGGACTCGCCCTACTTCAACCGCACCAAGGGCGACATCTGGTTCGCCTCGGTCGCCGAGGCCGAGCAGGCCGGTTACACCGCCGGAGTGGCCCGCCGCCGCGCCGAAGCCGTGCGCTGA
- a CDS encoding J domain-containing protein yields the protein MGGIVGAVDYYELLGVGRTATTAEIKTAYRALAKVMHPDAGGTSGSFRLLREAYETLNDPERRADYDRGDDGDTSWEDDWDEEEDWVDESDIEVTVETPEPPRRGTRQRARPWPRTGSARRTRTFGPDPEFTPAMPRLDPDTIPWWPEVDPVERIRLVPPTGPGHGPAFGSLAVWLLMWVLLPVLTGSVWLIGLWLAVFAVVTGVTLHLWRNQLAASRTDREFTAEFGIRTVFGRPGAEEGDVAEQLTARLLGRYLTRLPGVRIFHGLAWPDSVFADIDHAVLCGRRLVLIESKLWLPGHYTADEAGDLRRNGHAYRGGGTRLPEGVEAFRDLLPEVEVRGVLVLYPNRAGEITTGEAPEVPAPPMSPEQFITEIGQWLAAEPSTVDRDLFRVVLGQVVRPEGVATPPRPRAES from the coding sequence GTGGGCGGGATCGTGGGCGCGGTCGACTATTACGAGCTGCTCGGCGTCGGCCGGACCGCGACCACGGCGGAGATCAAAACCGCCTATCGGGCGCTGGCCAAGGTCATGCACCCGGACGCCGGGGGCACCTCCGGCTCGTTCCGGTTGCTGCGCGAGGCCTACGAGACCCTCAACGACCCGGAGCGCCGCGCGGACTACGACCGCGGCGACGACGGTGACACTTCCTGGGAAGACGACTGGGACGAGGAAGAGGACTGGGTCGACGAGTCCGACATCGAGGTCACCGTCGAGACCCCGGAACCACCGCGCCGCGGCACCCGGCAGCGCGCCCGGCCGTGGCCGCGCACCGGATCCGCCAGGCGCACCAGGACCTTCGGCCCGGACCCGGAGTTCACCCCGGCGATGCCGAGGCTGGACCCGGACACGATCCCGTGGTGGCCCGAGGTGGACCCGGTGGAGCGGATCCGCCTGGTGCCGCCCACCGGCCCCGGCCACGGCCCCGCGTTCGGCTCGCTGGCGGTCTGGCTGCTGATGTGGGTGCTGCTGCCGGTGCTGACCGGCTCGGTGTGGCTGATCGGGTTGTGGCTGGCGGTCTTCGCCGTGGTCACCGGGGTCACCCTGCACCTGTGGCGCAATCAGCTGGCGGCCAGTCGCACCGATCGGGAGTTCACCGCGGAGTTCGGCATCCGCACCGTCTTCGGCCGTCCTGGCGCGGAGGAGGGCGATGTCGCCGAGCAGCTCACCGCGCGGCTGCTGGGCCGGTACCTGACCCGGCTGCCCGGGGTGCGCATCTTCCACGGGCTGGCCTGGCCGGACTCGGTGTTCGCCGACATCGACCACGCCGTGCTGTGCGGGCGGCGCCTGGTGCTGATCGAGTCGAAGCTGTGGCTGCCGGGGCACTACACCGCGGACGAGGCGGGTGACCTGCGGCGCAACGGACACGCCTACCGCGGTGGCGGCACCCGGCTGCCCGAGGGCGTGGAGGCGTTCCGCGATCTGCTGCCCGAGGTGGAGGTGCGCGGGGTGCTGGTGCTGTACCCGAACCGGGCCGGGGAGATCACCACCGGCGAGGCGCCCGAGGTGCCCGCGCCGCCGATGAGCCCTGAGCAGTTCATCACCGAGATCGGGCAGTGGCTGGCCGCGGAGCCGAGCACGGTGGACCGGGACCTGTTCCGGGTGGTGCTGGGTCAGGTCGTGCGGCCGGAGGGCGTGGCCACGCCGCCCCGGCCACGAGCGGAATCGTGA
- a CDS encoding MarR family winged helix-turn-helix transcriptional regulator, with protein MSKQENIADDDIITWWGLVIEGYLATQERLMSEIAEKFGLQPAPFDILLRLVRSPGHRMQMTRLATEAALTSGGFTKVADRMVKADLIRREPCETDRRVTYAVLTEHGLAVAAAARRTGADNLRRTVLTPLGSEQAAALAEAMRTLRETNGTRSTVS; from the coding sequence ATGAGCAAGCAGGAGAACATCGCCGATGACGACATCATCACCTGGTGGGGCCTGGTGATCGAGGGTTACCTGGCCACCCAGGAGCGGTTGATGAGCGAGATCGCGGAGAAGTTCGGCCTGCAACCGGCGCCCTTCGACATCCTGCTGCGCCTGGTCCGCTCCCCCGGCCACCGGATGCAGATGACCCGGCTGGCCACCGAGGCCGCGCTCACCAGCGGCGGGTTCACCAAGGTGGCCGACCGCATGGTCAAGGCCGACCTGATCCGCCGGGAACCGTGCGAGACCGACCGCAGGGTCACCTACGCGGTGCTCACCGAGCACGGGCTGGCGGTGGCGGCGGCGGCCCGCCGCACGGGCGCGGACAACCTGCGCCGCACCGTGCTCACCCCGCTCGGGTCCGAGCAGGCCGCCGCCCTCGCCGAAGCCATGCGCACGCTGCGCGAGACCAACGGCACGCGCTCGACGGTGAGCTGA
- a CDS encoding ring-cleaving dioxygenase: MSIQTSGLHHVTAIGGDPQRNVDFYLRALGLRLVKTTVNFDDPGTYHLYYGDGSGRPGSLITFFPWKDAPKGRIGTGQATTTSFSVPEASLGWWRRHLAAAGAQVSDIKGRDGEEALLFRDPDGLELALVAHPQEDPRDPWDHGLVPPEHAIRGLHSVTLSVTAEEATAGTLTDDLGLRFLGQEDNRLRFEAGDGGPGALVDVLVRPKGERGVVAVGTVHHVAWRVPDEATQVSWRDELLDRGVRVTEILDRQYFRSIYFREPGGTLLEVATDGPGFAADEPLLELGRALKLPPWLEPSREQIQHALPTLRLPE, translated from the coding sequence ATGAGCATCCAGACCAGCGGGTTGCACCACGTGACGGCGATCGGTGGCGACCCCCAGCGCAACGTCGACTTCTACCTGCGCGCACTGGGTCTGCGCCTGGTCAAGACGACGGTCAACTTCGACGACCCCGGCACCTACCACCTCTACTACGGCGACGGTTCCGGCCGGCCGGGTTCGCTCATCACCTTCTTCCCGTGGAAGGACGCCCCCAAGGGCCGGATCGGCACCGGGCAGGCGACCACCACGTCCTTCTCCGTGCCTGAGGCCTCGCTGGGCTGGTGGCGGCGGCATCTGGCCGCGGCGGGCGCCCAGGTCAGCGACATCAAGGGCCGTGATGGCGAGGAGGCACTGCTCTTCCGCGACCCCGACGGCCTGGAACTGGCCCTGGTCGCCCACCCCCAGGAGGACCCGCGGGACCCGTGGGACCACGGCCTGGTGCCGCCGGAGCACGCCATCCGCGGCCTGCACTCGGTGACCCTGTCGGTCACCGCGGAGGAAGCCACCGCCGGCACCCTCACCGACGACCTCGGCCTGCGTTTCCTCGGCCAGGAGGACAACCGGCTGCGCTTCGAGGCAGGCGACGGCGGTCCCGGCGCGCTGGTGGACGTGCTCGTGCGGCCCAAGGGCGAGCGCGGGGTGGTCGCGGTGGGCACCGTGCACCACGTGGCCTGGCGGGTGCCGGACGAGGCCACCCAGGTGTCCTGGCGGGACGAACTCCTCGACCGAGGGGTGCGGGTCACCGAGATCCTGGACCGGCAGTACTTCCGGTCCATCTACTTCCGCGAGCCCGGCGGCACCCTCCTGGAGGTGGCCACCGACGGACCCGGTTTCGCCGCCGACGAACCGCTGCTGGAACTGGGGCGCGCGCTCAAGCTGCCGCCGTGGCTGGAGCCCAGCCGCGAGCAGATCCAGCACGCCCTGCCCACGCTGCGGCTGCCGGAATGA
- a CDS encoding alpha/beta hydrolase, giving the protein MNLEHKFREGDPAAPVLLLLHGTGGGPEDLLGLAEHLDPAATVLAPRGPVSEHGMARWFRRLAEGVFDHEDVRRRAHELAEFILAAQAEYGLAGRRLVAVGFSNGANIAAATALLRPEVLSEAALFAGMSPLPEDPGTDLSGSRVFLANGTADQMAPLDSVQRLDALLRARGAAVTPFRHPGGHQLTLEAARAAASWLSI; this is encoded by the coding sequence ATGAACCTCGAGCACAAGTTCCGCGAGGGCGACCCGGCCGCACCGGTGCTGCTGCTGTTGCACGGCACCGGCGGCGGCCCCGAGGACCTCCTGGGCCTGGCCGAGCACCTCGACCCGGCCGCGACGGTGCTCGCCCCGCGCGGGCCGGTCTCCGAACACGGCATGGCCCGCTGGTTCCGCAGGCTGGCCGAGGGTGTCTTCGACCACGAGGACGTCCGCCGCCGCGCACACGAACTGGCCGAGTTCATCCTGGCCGCCCAGGCCGAGTACGGGCTGGCCGGGCGACGGCTGGTCGCGGTGGGTTTCTCCAACGGCGCCAACATCGCCGCCGCCACCGCGCTGCTGCGCCCGGAGGTGCTGTCGGAGGCCGCCCTGTTCGCCGGGATGAGCCCACTGCCGGAGGACCCGGGCACGGACCTCAGTGGCAGCCGGGTGTTCCTGGCCAACGGCACCGCCGACCAGATGGCCCCGCTGGACTCGGTGCAACGCCTGGACGCGCTGCTGCGGGCGCGCGGCGCCGCGGTCACCCCGTTCCGCCACCCCGGCGGGCACCAGCTCACCCTGGAAGCCGCCCGCGCCGCCGCGAGCTGGCTGTCCATTTGA
- a CDS encoding RNA-binding S4 domain-containing protein encodes MGSIRTVEIRDDMIRLGQFLKLAGLAEDGGEAKTLIEEEEVTVNGRVETRRGAQLHDGDVVAVGENKARVITA; translated from the coding sequence ATGGGCAGCATCCGCACGGTGGAGATCCGCGACGACATGATCCGGCTCGGTCAGTTCCTCAAACTGGCCGGGCTGGCCGAGGACGGCGGCGAGGCGAAGACGTTGATCGAGGAGGAGGAGGTCACCGTGAACGGGCGCGTGGAGACCCGGCGCGGCGCCCAGCTGCACGACGGTGACGTGGTCGCGGTGGGGGAGAACAAGGCCAGGGTGATCACCGCCTGA